A section of the Drosophila sechellia strain sech25 chromosome 3L, ASM438219v1, whole genome shotgun sequence genome encodes:
- the LOC6610610 gene encoding uncharacterized protein LOC6610610 isoform X2: MFLTKSSSARHSLLLLLLAFCCLSSAFGAKITKKVEKASEKPEVEAAASPIEEENDDEDAGEDDDDDDDEEEAEEPAVDAADKEAAVGASSNKNPNAVQAAPDPTDLSVWGMVRTLWGWLRSDLSESLFGDDDDGKPESGSSAVGRTFGKIRRLQMALIPIIFKFGVLSAMVAFLVAIGMKSLFLLKVLVVMNVIAILGKFITLKSSLFGQYENTAPSFNYPGWNPHAKESWGTTGLSGHGAGHPPSKEIHLHIHGNAQTQAQLAGQGYQYESQSGGWASRSDPYGAYAPTGQFTDSQPVGAVAGEVPNNTDPMSLLPTKYRARHLIR; encoded by the exons TTTCTCACAAAGAGTTCAAGTGCGCGGCActcgttgctgctgcttctgttggCCTTTTGCTGCCTGAGCAGCGCCTTTGGTGCCAAGATAACGAAGAAGGTCGAAAAAGCGTCGGAAAAGCCAGAGGTGGAGGCTGCTGCATCGCCGATCGAGGAGGAAAATGACGATGAAGATGCTGGCgaggatgacgacgacgacgacgacgaggaggaggcggaggaacCTGCGGTGGATGCGGCTGACAAAGAAGCTGCAGTAGGGGCATCGAGTAACAAGAACCCCAATGCAGTGCAGGCAGCCCCGGATCCCACAGATCTCAGTGTCTGGGGCATGGTTCGTACTCTGTGGGGCTGGCTTCGCAGCGATCTGAGTGAAAGCCTATTcggcgatgacgacgacggGAAGCCCGAGTCCGGCAGCTCAGCTGTGG GTCGTACCTTTGGCAAAATCCGTCGTCTTCAAATGGCCTTGATACCCATTATCTTCAAGTTTGGCGTCCTTTCGGCGATGGTTGCCTTTCTGGTCGCCATTGGTATGAAGTCTCTGTTCCTGCTCAAGGTCTTAGTGGTTATGAATGTTATTGCTATTCTGGGAAAGTTCATTACCCTAAAGTCCAGTCTCTTTGGACAATATGAGAACACCGCGCCGTCCTTCAATTACCCGGGCTGGAATCCTCATGCCAAGGAGTCGTGGGGCACTACTGGACTGAGTGGTCATGGCGCTGGCCATCCCCCCAGCAAGGAGATTCACCTGCACATCCACGGAAACGCCCAGACCCAGGCCCAGCTCGCCGGTCAGGGCTACCAGTATGAGTCGCAGTCGGGTGGATGGGCCAGTCGATCGGATCCCTATGGAGCATACGCACCCACGGGTCAGTTCACCGATAGCCAGCCCGTGGGAGCAGTGGCTGGAGAAGTGCCCAACAATACGGATCCCATGTCCCTGCTGCCCACGAAATACCGGGCGAGACACCTCATCCGCTGA
- the LOC6610610 gene encoding uncharacterized protein LOC6610610 isoform X1 → MFLTKSSSARHSLLLLLLAFCCLSSAFGAKITKKVEKASEKPEVEAAASPIEEENDDEDAGEDDDDDDDEEEAEEPAVDAADKEAAVGASSNKNPNAVQAAPDPTDLSVWGMVRTLWGWLRSDLSESLFGDDDDGKPESGSSAVEGRTFGKIRRLQMALIPIIFKFGVLSAMVAFLVAIGMKSLFLLKVLVVMNVIAILGKFITLKSSLFGQYENTAPSFNYPGWNPHAKESWGTTGLSGHGAGHPPSKEIHLHIHGNAQTQAQLAGQGYQYESQSGGWASRSDPYGAYAPTGQFTDSQPVGAVAGEVPNNTDPMSLLPTKYRARHLIR, encoded by the exons TTTCTCACAAAGAGTTCAAGTGCGCGGCActcgttgctgctgcttctgttggCCTTTTGCTGCCTGAGCAGCGCCTTTGGTGCCAAGATAACGAAGAAGGTCGAAAAAGCGTCGGAAAAGCCAGAGGTGGAGGCTGCTGCATCGCCGATCGAGGAGGAAAATGACGATGAAGATGCTGGCgaggatgacgacgacgacgacgacgaggaggaggcggaggaacCTGCGGTGGATGCGGCTGACAAAGAAGCTGCAGTAGGGGCATCGAGTAACAAGAACCCCAATGCAGTGCAGGCAGCCCCGGATCCCACAGATCTCAGTGTCTGGGGCATGGTTCGTACTCTGTGGGGCTGGCTTCGCAGCGATCTGAGTGAAAGCCTATTcggcgatgacgacgacggGAAGCCCGAGTCCGGCAGCTCAGCTGTGG AAGGTCGTACCTTTGGCAAAATCCGTCGTCTTCAAATGGCCTTGATACCCATTATCTTCAAGTTTGGCGTCCTTTCGGCGATGGTTGCCTTTCTGGTCGCCATTGGTATGAAGTCTCTGTTCCTGCTCAAGGTCTTAGTGGTTATGAATGTTATTGCTATTCTGGGAAAGTTCATTACCCTAAAGTCCAGTCTCTTTGGACAATATGAGAACACCGCGCCGTCCTTCAATTACCCGGGCTGGAATCCTCATGCCAAGGAGTCGTGGGGCACTACTGGACTGAGTGGTCATGGCGCTGGCCATCCCCCCAGCAAGGAGATTCACCTGCACATCCACGGAAACGCCCAGACCCAGGCCCAGCTCGCCGGTCAGGGCTACCAGTATGAGTCGCAGTCGGGTGGATGGGCCAGTCGATCGGATCCCTATGGAGCATACGCACCCACGGGTCAGTTCACCGATAGCCAGCCCGTGGGAGCAGTGGCTGGAGAAGTGCCCAACAATACGGATCCCATGTCCCTGCTGCCCACGAAATACCGGGCGAGACACCTCATCCGCTGA